One stretch of Glandiceps talaboti chromosome 7, keGlaTala1.1, whole genome shotgun sequence DNA includes these proteins:
- the LOC144437603 gene encoding E3 ubiquitin-protein ligase MYLIP-like, with protein MWCLVRRPDAVVEEVVVAPKAVGQKCLREVCERLGIIETDYFGLRYTGKKGEQLWLNLRNPIRDQLPNFPPYRLELQVKFFVNPQQILQRETRNQFYLQLKSDLVGGKFKLDRRQVIILSALIAQIEFGDHAEGQNRYPSYVPEWTVDLDHVIATQHSRLRDMDEDSAKINFLLEMHQLEKYGMETYSAWSCDQDKEPVEIGIKEDAVKIFDKNGKIVLASYRFNNIRQAAFQGRHFFLLITGETSSPNGKARKKICFQMQSKTSASAIYRCFTEVYTFYRRNTVGDWVKQSGNHGNVLESIISYFRPRSSSTNKQYNFDVIRTRTEAIDRIKQKLEVARNEEMLRTRMRSGSDGESNAPSNGRYRKRRTSDSIKAGFHEPTRRQLCRMRLRQSSTDISPTVDDSGADIFSHRGRSLSEGNLLRAVENESVPDTVVEGRPVRKCSSEGNLLDSDFDYTPAVDTRRRANSLEIRKELHNLEESLNCKICMDKKMNTAFCPCGHMVCCRKCASQCTECPVCRSEIKWLQTIYMQ; from the exons GTATGTGAAAGACTTGGAATCATTGAGACTGACTACTTTGGGTTACGTTACACTGGAAAGAAAGGAGAGCAACTATGGTTAAATCTACGTAATCCTATCCGGGATCAGCTCCCTAACTTCCCTCCTTATCGTCTGGAATTACAAGTCAAGTTTTTTGTCAACCCACAACAGATTCTGCAGAGAGAAACAAG AAACCAGTTTTATCTGCAACTAAAATCTGACCTTGTTGGCGGGAAATTCAAATTAGATCGTCGTCAGGTGATCATCTTGTCAGCGCTGATTGCACAAATAGAGTTTGGAGATCATGCAGAGGGACAGAACAG GTACCCATCATATGTTCCGGAATGGACTGTAGATCTAGATCACGTGATAGCTACCCAACATAGCAGACTAAGAG ATATGGATGAAGATTCTGCCAAGATAAACTTTCTTCTGGAAATGCATCAACTGGAAAAGTACGGAATGGAAACCTACTCTGCCTGGTCATGTGACCAAGATAAGGAACCAGTCGAGATTGGCATAAAAGAGGACGCAGTCAAAATTTTTGACAAGAATGGGAAAATTGTGCTTGCAAG TTACCGCTTTAACAATATACGACAAGCTGCTTTTCAAGGAAGACATTTCTTCCTTCTGATCACCGGGGAAACATCATCACCGAATGGAAAGGCAAGAAAGAAGATATGCTTTCAAATGCAAAGTAAAACATCAGCTAGTGCCATCTATAGATGTTTTACAGAAGTCTACACATTCTACAGACGTAACACTGTTGGTGATTGGGTTAAACAATCAG GTAACCATGGCAATGTGCTCGAAAGTATCATTTCCTACTTTCGTCCACGTTCATCGTCAACAAATAAGCAATATAACTTTGATGTGATTCGCACACGAACAGAGGCTATTGACAGGATAAAACAAAAGTTGGAAGTGGCTCGCAACGAAGAGATGCTACGAACGAGGATGAGGTCGGGTAGTGATGGCGAATCAAATGCCCCCAGTAATGGCAG GTATCGCAAAAGACGTACTTCAGATAGTATAAAAGCTGGTTTCCATGAACCCACTCGTCGGCAACTTTGTAGGATGCGTCTTCGACAGAGCTCGACTGATATCAGTCCTACTGTAGACGACAGTGGCGCAGATATATTTTCCCATAGAGGAAGAAGTCTATCTGAAGGAAATCTCCTGAGGGCTGTAGAAAACGAAAGTGTTCCAGACACGGTCGTTGAGGGCAGACCAGTTCGCAAATGCTCATCAGAAGGCAACTTGTTAGATTCGGATTTCGACTACACACCTGCTGTTGACACAAGACGGAGAGCGAACAGCTTAGAAATTCGTAAAGAATTACATAATTTGGAAGAATCGCTAAACTGTAAAATTTGTATGGACAAGAAAATGAATACTGCGTTTTGTCCTTGCGGTCATATGGTTTGCTGCCGAAAGTGTGCAAGTCAGTGCACTGAATGTCCCGTCTGTCGTTCCGAAATTAAATGGTTGCAAACTATTTATATGCAATAA